A single window of Streptomyces cathayae DNA harbors:
- a CDS encoding IS607 family transposase: MNLTEWARAQGVHPQTAYRWFREGTLPVPARRVGPRTILVNIDAVAVPAAVGGLGLYARVSSHEQKADLERQVARLSRWAAQAGQRVVRVEPEVGSGLTGRRPGAGRLLADPEVATVVVEHRDRLGRMNTELVEAALSATGRRLVVLDDGGAEDDLVRDMTEALTWFCARRYGRRSAKSRARKALEAAGHG; the protein is encoded by the coding sequence GTGAATCTGACGGAGTGGGCCAGGGCGCAGGGTGTGCACCCGCAGACGGCGTACCGGTGGTTCCGTGAGGGGACGTTGCCGGTGCCTGCCCGGCGGGTGGGTCCGCGCACGATCCTGGTGAACATCGACGCTGTTGCCGTGCCCGCGGCGGTGGGCGGGCTGGGTCTGTATGCCCGGGTGTCGTCGCATGAGCAGAAGGCGGATCTGGAGCGTCAGGTGGCTCGCCTGTCACGGTGGGCGGCGCAGGCCGGTCAGCGTGTGGTGCGGGTCGAGCCGGAGGTCGGTTCGGGGTTGACTGGCCGTCGGCCGGGGGCCGGGCGGCTGCTCGCCGACCCCGAGGTGGCCACGGTGGTGGTCGAGCACCGGGACCGGCTGGGCCGGATGAACACCGAACTCGTCGAGGCCGCCCTGTCCGCGACGGGCCGCCGTCTGGTCGTCCTGGACGACGGCGGGGCCGAGGACGACCTGGTGCGGGACATGACCGAGGCGCTGACGTGGTTCTGTGCCCGCCGGTACGGGCGCAGGTCGGCGAAGAGCCGTGCCCGCAAGGCGCTGGAGGCCGCCGGGCATGGCTGA
- a CDS encoding IS200/IS605 family accessory protein TnpB-related protein: MAEPKKKPLRAIKAPFVADGPTGVSIRTRLKGLTPGDDKVLRLVGAHLGSLASADLKRRCADSLEHSADTWVERKRALTADSSSRWAGSITKASHDQWALSRRAQLAHIQGLEAGVETIAHRLSLPVGERGSKRAPGGYRTRREWFAKTRRLHVLEDRLERERSDRAAGVVHVVRGGKRLARNRHHLEAARLTAGQWRQRWEAERWFLQADGESGKPCGNETIRVSPDGGAGIKLPAPLAHLANAPHGRYVLTGRIDFRHRGQEWADRVSANRAVAYRIHYDVDRDRWCLTASWTIPPVQTVPLVQARSGGLIGVDTNADHLAAWRLDEHGNPMGEPRRFRYDLDGTAQHRDAQVRHALTRLLHWARREGVAIAVEDLDFGAEKTREKHGRKKRFRRLISGMPVARLRARLVSMAAELGIAVVVVDPAYTSRWGAEHWQKPLTSKNRRTTRHDAAGVAIGRRALGHRVRRRTAPPPHDRSDRVGHRTAQAGHRARGREGPRPRVPGPRTRSVSPDAERTRATRTPNTVREVRSEQEWVQDSLLLTD, from the coding sequence ATGGCTGAGCCGAAGAAGAAGCCGCTCAGGGCCATCAAGGCGCCGTTCGTCGCCGACGGACCCACCGGCGTCAGCATCCGCACCCGTCTCAAGGGCCTCACGCCCGGGGACGACAAGGTGTTGCGCCTGGTCGGCGCGCACCTGGGCTCGCTGGCCTCCGCTGATCTCAAGCGCAGGTGTGCTGACAGCCTGGAGCACTCCGCCGACACGTGGGTCGAGCGCAAGCGTGCCCTGACCGCCGATTCCTCGTCCCGTTGGGCCGGTTCGATCACCAAGGCGTCGCACGATCAGTGGGCGCTGTCCCGTCGTGCTCAGCTCGCGCACATCCAGGGGCTGGAAGCGGGCGTCGAGACGATTGCTCACCGGCTGTCCCTGCCCGTGGGTGAGAGGGGATCCAAGCGGGCGCCGGGCGGCTACCGCACCCGGCGGGAGTGGTTCGCCAAGACCCGGCGCCTGCATGTGCTGGAGGACCGGCTGGAACGCGAGCGGTCCGATCGTGCGGCCGGTGTCGTGCACGTGGTGCGGGGCGGGAAGCGGCTGGCCCGCAACCGGCACCATCTGGAAGCCGCCCGGCTCACCGCCGGGCAGTGGCGGCAGCGCTGGGAGGCCGAACGCTGGTTCCTGCAGGCAGACGGGGAGTCGGGCAAGCCCTGCGGGAACGAGACCATCCGCGTCAGCCCCGACGGCGGGGCCGGCATCAAGCTCCCGGCCCCGCTGGCGCACCTGGCCAACGCGCCGCACGGCCGGTACGTCCTCACCGGCCGGATCGACTTCCGGCACCGGGGCCAGGAGTGGGCCGACCGCGTGTCCGCGAACCGGGCGGTGGCCTACCGCATCCACTACGACGTGGACCGTGACCGCTGGTGCCTCACGGCCTCCTGGACGATCCCCCCGGTCCAGACCGTTCCCCTGGTGCAGGCCCGCTCGGGTGGTCTGATCGGCGTGGACACCAACGCCGACCACCTCGCCGCCTGGCGGCTGGACGAGCACGGCAACCCGATGGGTGAGCCCCGCCGCTTCCGCTACGACCTCGACGGCACCGCCCAGCACCGGGACGCCCAGGTGCGGCACGCCCTCACCCGACTGCTGCACTGGGCTCGACGCGAAGGCGTCGCCATCGCGGTCGAGGACCTGGACTTCGGCGCGGAGAAGACGCGAGAGAAGCACGGCCGCAAAAAGCGGTTCCGCAGGCTCATCAGCGGCATGCCCGTCGCCAGGCTGCGGGCACGGCTGGTGTCGATGGCGGCCGAACTCGGCATCGCCGTCGTCGTCGTCGACCCCGCCTACACCTCTCGCTGGGGAGCCGAGCACTGGCAGAAGCCCCTCACCTCGAAGAACCGCAGGACCACCCGTCACGACGCCGCCGGCGTCGCGATCGGAAGGCGCGCCCTCGGGCACCGTGTCCGGCGACGGACGGCACCGCCCCCACACGACCGGAGTGATCGTGTGGGGCATCGGACCGCCCAGGCCGGACACCGTGCCCGGGGGCGTGAGGGACCCCGCCCCCGCGTTCCCGGACCACGGACACGATCCGTGTCGCCGGACGCGGAGCGAACGCGGGCGACCAGGACACCCAACACCGTTCGGGAGGTCCGCAGTGAGCAGGAATGGGTCCAGGACTCACTCCTGCTCACTGACTAG
- a CDS encoding heavy-metal-associated domain-containing protein, which yields MTAQTDTQGSVTTVYKVSGMSCGHCEGAVSGELSGIPGVSSVKAVAATGVVTVVSAAPLDEEAVRAAVDEAGFELAGKA from the coding sequence ATGACCGCCCAGACCGACACCCAGGGTTCCGTCACCACCGTCTACAAGGTGAGCGGCATGAGCTGCGGCCACTGCGAGGGCGCCGTCTCCGGCGAGCTCTCCGGGATCCCCGGGGTCTCCTCGGTGAAGGCCGTCGCCGCCACCGGCGTGGTCACCGTCGTCTCCGCGGCCCCGCTCGACGAGGAGGCCGTCCGCGCCGCCGTCGACGAGGCCGGTTTCGAACTGGCGGGCAAGGCCTGA
- a CDS encoding zinc-dependent alcohol dehydrogenase family protein — protein MRAVVFERYGEPAEVREVADPEPAEHGVVVRVEATGLCRSDWHGWQGHDPDITLPHVPGHELAGVVEAVGARVTGRRVGDRVTVPFVCACGSCPACAAGDQQVCERQTQPGFTHWGSFAQYVALDHADVNLVDVPEGMSFATAASLGCRFATAYRAVVQQGRVAAGESVAVHGCGGVGLSAVMIAAAAGARVVAVDVSPRALDLARRFGAAQCVDGSGTQDTAAAVRDLTGGGAHLSLDALGSPATCAASVNGLRRRGRHVQVGLLPSPTGTTPVPMARAVALELELLGSHGMAAHAYPPMLELVRAGVLRPDLLVTRTIGLDAVPSALAAMGTAPGAGATVIEPWR, from the coding sequence ATGCGCGCGGTGGTGTTCGAGCGGTACGGGGAACCGGCCGAGGTGCGGGAGGTCGCGGACCCGGAACCCGCGGAGCACGGGGTCGTGGTGCGGGTCGAGGCCACCGGCCTGTGCCGCAGCGACTGGCACGGCTGGCAGGGCCACGACCCGGACATCACGCTGCCGCACGTGCCCGGCCACGAACTGGCCGGCGTCGTCGAGGCGGTCGGCGCGCGGGTCACCGGCCGGAGGGTCGGCGACCGGGTCACCGTCCCCTTCGTCTGCGCCTGCGGCAGCTGCCCGGCCTGCGCGGCCGGGGACCAGCAGGTGTGCGAGCGGCAGACCCAGCCCGGCTTCACCCACTGGGGCTCGTTCGCCCAGTACGTGGCCCTGGACCACGCCGACGTGAACCTGGTCGACGTCCCCGAGGGCATGTCCTTCGCGACGGCCGCCTCCCTGGGCTGCCGTTTCGCCACGGCCTACCGGGCGGTGGTGCAGCAGGGCCGGGTGGCGGCGGGGGAGTCCGTCGCGGTGCACGGCTGCGGCGGGGTGGGCCTGTCCGCCGTGATGATCGCGGCGGCCGCGGGCGCCCGGGTCGTCGCCGTCGACGTGTCCCCCCGGGCCCTGGACCTGGCCCGGAGGTTCGGCGCGGCCCAGTGCGTGGACGGATCCGGGACGCAGGACACCGCGGCCGCGGTCCGCGACCTCACCGGCGGGGGCGCCCACCTCTCCCTGGACGCCCTGGGCTCACCCGCCACCTGCGCCGCCTCCGTGAACGGCCTGCGCCGCCGGGGCCGACACGTCCAGGTCGGCCTGCTGCCCTCACCGACGGGCACGACCCCGGTGCCGATGGCCCGGGCCGTCGCCCTGGAGCTGGAACTCCTCGGCAGCCACGGCATGGCCGCACACGCCTACCCCCCGATGCTGGAGCTGGTCCGGGCGGGCGTCCTGCGCCCCGACCTGCTGGTGACACGCACCATCGGCCTGGACGCCGTCCCGTCGGCCCTGGCGGCGATGGGCACGGCACCGGGCGCGGGCGCGACGGTCATCGAGCCCTGGAGGTGA
- a CDS encoding helix-turn-helix transcriptional regulator — protein sequence MTDRRLWSYKDIAAHIKVQPDTVRSYRKHGLLPPPDHVESGKPYWYADTVRRWVAARPGNRGRRD from the coding sequence ATGACCGACCGACGTCTGTGGTCGTACAAGGACATCGCGGCGCACATCAAGGTGCAGCCGGACACCGTACGCTCCTACCGCAAGCACGGTCTGCTGCCCCCGCCCGACCACGTGGAGAGCGGCAAACCGTACTGGTACGCGGACACGGTGCGCCGCTGGGTGGCGGCCCGGCCCGGCAACCGGGGCCGCCGGGACTAG
- the iolC gene encoding 5-dehydro-2-deoxygluconokinase has protein sequence MAYDLITMGRIGVDLYPLQTGVPLPQVTSFGKFLGGSATNVAVAAARLGRHTAVISRTGDDPFGTYLHQELRGFGVDDRWVTAVPGLPTPVTFCEVFPPDDFPLYFYRLPKAPDLEIDAHELDLDAIRDARVFWVTGTGLSEEPSRTATLGALAHRAKAGTTVFDLDWRPMFWPDPDQARPFYQEALRHTTVAVGNLDEVEVATGVREPHAAARALLAAGVELAVVKQGPKGVLAVSATGESAEVPPLPVNVLNGLGAGDAFGGSLCHGLLAGWSLERTMRYANAAGAIVASRLECSSAMPTEDEIEAAVTAGAVR, from the coding sequence ATGGCGTACGACCTGATCACCATGGGCCGCATCGGAGTGGACCTCTACCCGCTCCAGACCGGTGTCCCGCTTCCGCAGGTCACCTCCTTCGGCAAGTTCCTCGGCGGCTCGGCGACGAACGTCGCGGTCGCCGCCGCCCGCCTCGGACGGCACACGGCGGTGATCAGCCGCACCGGCGACGACCCCTTCGGCACCTACCTCCACCAGGAGCTGCGCGGCTTCGGCGTGGACGACCGCTGGGTCACCGCGGTCCCCGGGCTGCCCACCCCGGTCACCTTCTGCGAGGTGTTCCCGCCGGACGACTTCCCGCTGTACTTCTACCGCCTGCCCAAGGCCCCCGACCTGGAGATCGACGCCCACGAACTCGACCTGGACGCCATCCGTGACGCGCGCGTCTTCTGGGTCACCGGCACCGGACTGAGCGAGGAGCCCAGCCGCACCGCGACCCTCGGCGCGCTCGCCCACCGGGCCAAGGCCGGCACCACCGTCTTCGACCTGGACTGGCGCCCGATGTTCTGGCCCGACCCCGACCAGGCCCGCCCCTTCTACCAGGAGGCCCTGCGCCACACCACCGTCGCCGTGGGCAACCTGGACGAGGTGGAGGTCGCCACCGGCGTCCGCGAACCCCACGCCGCCGCCCGCGCACTGCTGGCCGCCGGCGTCGAACTCGCCGTGGTCAAGCAGGGACCGAAGGGCGTCCTCGCGGTCAGCGCCACGGGCGAGAGCGCCGAGGTCCCGCCGCTCCCGGTGAACGTCCTCAACGGCCTCGGCGCCGGCGACGCCTTCGGCGGCTCCCTCTGCCACGGCCTGCTCGCCGGCTGGAGCCTGGAGCGGACCATGAGATACGCCAACGCCGCCGGAGCCATCGTCGCCTCCCGGCTCGAGTGCTCCTCCGCGATGCCCACCGAGGACGAGATCGAGGCGGCGGTCACCGCGGGGGCCGTGCGATGA
- the mmsA gene encoding CoA-acylating methylmalonate-semialdehyde dehydrogenase: MTKIVNHWIGGKTAEGTSGTYGPVTDPATGEITTKVAFASVEEVDAAVAAAQEAYLTWGRSSLAKRTSVLFAFRALLDAHRDEIAELITAEHGKVHSDALGEVARGLEIVDLACGISVQLKGELSTEVATRVDVASIRQPLGVVAGITPFNFPAMVPLWMFPLAIACGNTFVLKPSEKDPSAAVRLAELLSEAGLPDGVFNVVHGDKLAVDRLLAHPDVKAVSFVGSTPIARYIHTTASANGKRVQALGGAKNHMLVLPDADLDAAADAAVSAAYGSAGERCMAISAVVAVGAIGDTLVEKIRERAEKIRIGPGNDPASEMGPLITRAHRDKVASYVADAAGEGAEVVLDGTGHTVEGHEGGHWIGISLLDKVPTSAKAYQDEIFGPVLCVLRTETYEEALDLINSSPYGNGTAIFTRDGGAARRFQLEVEAGMVGVNVPIPVPVGYHSFGGWKDSLFGDHHIYGNDGTHFYTRGKVVTTRWPDPSDAPTGIDLGFPRNH, translated from the coding sequence ATGACGAAGATCGTCAACCACTGGATCGGCGGCAAGACCGCCGAAGGCACGTCGGGCACGTACGGGCCGGTGACCGACCCGGCGACCGGCGAGATCACCACGAAGGTCGCGTTCGCCTCCGTGGAGGAGGTGGACGCCGCGGTCGCCGCCGCCCAGGAGGCGTACCTGACCTGGGGGCGGTCCTCCCTGGCCAAGCGGACCTCCGTCCTCTTCGCCTTCCGGGCGCTGCTGGACGCGCACCGCGACGAGATCGCCGAACTGATCACCGCCGAGCACGGCAAGGTGCACTCCGACGCGCTCGGCGAGGTCGCGCGCGGACTGGAGATCGTCGACCTGGCCTGCGGGATCAGCGTGCAGCTCAAGGGAGAGCTGTCCACGGAGGTCGCCACCCGGGTCGACGTCGCCTCGATCCGCCAGCCGCTGGGCGTCGTGGCGGGCATCACCCCGTTCAACTTCCCGGCGATGGTGCCGCTGTGGATGTTCCCGCTGGCCATCGCCTGCGGCAACACCTTCGTGCTGAAGCCGTCCGAGAAGGACCCGTCGGCCGCCGTCCGCCTCGCCGAACTGCTCTCGGAGGCCGGGCTGCCGGACGGCGTCTTCAACGTCGTCCACGGCGACAAGCTCGCCGTCGACCGCCTCCTCGCCCACCCCGACGTCAAGGCCGTCTCCTTCGTCGGCTCCACCCCCATCGCCCGTTACATCCACACCACCGCCTCGGCGAACGGCAAGCGCGTCCAGGCCCTGGGCGGCGCCAAGAACCACATGCTGGTGCTGCCCGACGCCGACCTGGACGCGGCGGCCGACGCCGCCGTCTCCGCCGCCTACGGCTCGGCGGGGGAGCGCTGTATGGCGATCTCCGCGGTCGTCGCCGTCGGCGCGATCGGCGACACCCTGGTGGAGAAGATCCGCGAGCGCGCCGAGAAGATCAGGATCGGTCCCGGCAACGACCCGGCCTCCGAGATGGGCCCGCTGATCACCAGGGCCCACCGCGACAAGGTCGCCTCCTACGTGGCGGACGCGGCGGGCGAGGGCGCCGAGGTCGTCCTGGACGGCACCGGCCACACCGTCGAGGGCCACGAGGGCGGCCACTGGATCGGCATCTCCCTGCTGGACAAGGTGCCCACGTCCGCGAAGGCCTACCAGGACGAGATCTTCGGCCCGGTGCTGTGCGTGCTGCGCACCGAGACGTACGAGGAGGCCCTGGACCTCATCAACTCCTCGCCGTACGGCAACGGGACCGCGATCTTCACCCGGGACGGCGGCGCCGCCCGCCGCTTCCAGCTGGAGGTCGAGGCCGGCATGGTCGGCGTGAACGTCCCGATCCCGGTCCCCGTCGGCTACCACTCCTTCGGCGGCTGGAAGGACTCCCTCTTCGGCGACCACCACATCTACGGCAACGACGGCACGCACTTCTACACCCGCGGCAAGGTCGTCACCACCCGCTGGCCCGACCCCTCCGACGCCCCCACCGGCATCGACCTGGGCTTCCCCCGCAACCACTGA
- a CDS encoding helix-turn-helix domain-containing protein — MNVRPERQDSNEDSARGALGSTLRYLREKAGKSLSQLAEDTNYDKSYLYRLEAAERISKRPVMEDLDTYYETGDLLVRLWKLARMEVFKDQYKAFMRLEATANVMHMYTPGVPGLLQTEAYARVVLSLWQVQPDEEALEEQVVARIGRQELLHRKPKPVIRVIIDEAALRRTVADPKIWDDQLLHLVYSAAQPTITIQVLPFSAGVHPLNRGSLHLLWQPDGTSVAYLEGNTSGELLEESDDIHKFRLAYDRVRDVALTPQDSVMFIERVLEELRS; from the coding sequence ATGAACGTACGGCCGGAGCGGCAGGACAGCAACGAGGACTCCGCGCGGGGCGCGCTCGGCAGCACCCTGCGCTACCTCCGCGAGAAGGCGGGCAAGTCGCTGAGCCAGCTCGCCGAGGACACCAACTACGACAAGAGCTACCTGTACCGGCTGGAAGCCGCCGAACGCATCTCCAAGCGACCGGTGATGGAGGACCTGGACACGTACTACGAGACCGGGGACCTGCTGGTTCGGCTGTGGAAGCTGGCGCGGATGGAGGTGTTCAAGGACCAGTACAAGGCGTTCATGCGGCTGGAGGCCACGGCCAACGTGATGCACATGTACACCCCTGGCGTTCCTGGTCTGCTTCAGACGGAGGCGTACGCCAGGGTTGTGCTGTCGCTATGGCAGGTGCAGCCAGATGAAGAGGCATTGGAGGAACAGGTTGTCGCGCGTATCGGGCGTCAGGAGTTGCTTCACCGAAAGCCCAAACCTGTCATCCGAGTGATCATCGATGAAGCGGCACTGCGGCGCACTGTGGCCGACCCCAAGATTTGGGACGACCAGTTGCTCCACCTCGTCTACTCGGCAGCCCAGCCCACGATCACCATCCAGGTACTGCCGTTCAGCGCAGGGGTTCACCCGCTCAACAGGGGCTCACTCCACCTGTTGTGGCAACCTGACGGAACCTCTGTTGCCTACTTGGAAGGCAACACGTCCGGTGAACTGCTCGAAGAATCTGACGATATCCATAAGTTCCGTTTGGCCTACGATCGGGTGCGAGATGTGGCGTTGACGCCACAGGACTCGGTGATGTTCATCGAGCGCGTCCTGGAGGAGCTCCGATCATGA
- a CDS encoding DUF397 domain-containing protein: MSRTTDLGAVNWRKSSYSDGGADNCVEVAHGLPAVVPVRDSKTPHGPVLSFPTTAWTAFLSTLKGPGHPTA; encoded by the coding sequence ATGAGCCGTACAACCGATCTTGGTGCCGTTAACTGGCGCAAGTCGAGCTACAGCGACGGAGGAGCAGACAACTGCGTCGAGGTTGCCCATGGCCTCCCCGCCGTTGTCCCCGTCCGAGACAGCAAGACCCCGCACGGCCCGGTCCTCAGCTTCCCCACCACCGCCTGGACCGCCTTCCTCAGCACCCTCAAGGGGCCCGGTCACCCGACTGCCTGA
- the cas2 gene encoding CRISPR-associated endonuclease Cas2 codes for MDLLLTYDVDTTSPAGRRRLRRVAKHCEGHGLRVQKSVFEIVADEKTLLKLLHDLDQIIDSDTDSIRLYRLPTDGFNHVQTLGIAQIQPHREDLVL; via the coding sequence ATGGACCTGCTGCTCACCTACGACGTCGACACCACCAGCCCAGCCGGCCGACGCCGCCTTCGCCGCGTCGCGAAACACTGCGAAGGCCACGGCCTGCGAGTCCAGAAATCCGTCTTCGAGATCGTCGCCGACGAGAAGACGCTCCTCAAACTGCTCCACGACCTCGACCAGATCATCGACTCCGACACCGACAGCATCCGGCTGTACCGGCTTCCCACCGACGGCTTCAACCACGTCCAGACCCTCGGCATCGCCCAGATCCAGCCCCACCGTGAAGACCTCGTACTCTGA
- the cas1c gene encoding type I-C CRISPR-associated endonuclease Cas1c: MTTELLNTLYVQTQGTDLRLEQDTLRIHLPDTPGRRTLPLRRLDGIVVYGHINLSTELITRCAQDKRPVTWMSRGGRYLARLDGAARSNVLLRHAQHQRHDDTGARLGIARNLVAGKIRNSRWILLRAARDAAPARREHARKAAEDLAAAIDKLSAAESIDVVMGIEGQAARNYFAALPHILSTATDLPPFTHRNRRPPTDPVNAALSFTYGLLRSLVHGALEQVGLDPYLGFLHGLRPGKPALALDLMEEFRPVLADRFVLTQFNRRQLRASHFDHLSGGAVSLTEDGRKELIGAWQEWKTQTWEHPIAGREVPAGLLPVVQARILARHLRGELPGYLPWTAS, from the coding sequence GTGACCACCGAACTCCTCAACACCCTCTACGTCCAGACCCAGGGCACCGACCTGCGGCTGGAACAGGACACCCTCCGCATCCACCTCCCCGACACCCCCGGACGCCGCACACTGCCCCTGCGACGGCTCGACGGCATCGTCGTCTACGGCCACATCAATCTCTCCACAGAACTCATCACCCGCTGCGCGCAGGACAAGCGGCCCGTCACCTGGATGAGCAGAGGCGGCCGCTACCTGGCCCGCCTCGACGGCGCCGCCCGCAGCAACGTCCTTCTCCGGCACGCGCAGCACCAACGCCATGACGACACCGGCGCACGCCTCGGCATCGCCCGGAACCTCGTGGCCGGCAAGATCCGCAACAGTCGGTGGATCCTGCTACGAGCCGCCCGTGACGCCGCACCCGCACGCCGCGAACACGCCCGCAAGGCCGCAGAAGATCTCGCCGCGGCTATCGACAAGCTCAGCGCTGCGGAGTCCATCGATGTCGTCATGGGCATAGAAGGCCAGGCAGCCCGCAACTACTTCGCTGCCCTCCCTCACATCCTGAGTACCGCCACCGACCTACCGCCCTTCACCCACCGCAACCGGCGTCCGCCCACCGACCCCGTCAACGCGGCGCTCTCCTTCACCTACGGCCTCCTCCGCAGCCTTGTCCACGGAGCCCTCGAACAGGTCGGCCTCGACCCGTACCTCGGGTTCCTCCACGGCCTCCGTCCCGGCAAACCGGCCCTCGCGCTGGACCTGATGGAGGAATTCCGCCCCGTTCTCGCCGACCGCTTCGTCCTCACCCAGTTCAACCGCCGGCAACTGCGGGCCAGCCACTTCGACCATCTCAGCGGCGGCGCCGTGAGCCTCACCGAGGACGGCCGCAAAGAACTGATCGGAGCCTGGCAGGAATGGAAGACCCAGACCTGGGAGCATCCCATCGCCGGCCGGGAGGTACCCGCTGGCCTCCTCCCGGTCGTCCAGGCTCGCATCCTCGCCCGCCACCTGAGAGGCGAACTCCCCGGCTACCTCCCCTGGACGGCCTCCTGA
- the cas4 gene encoding CRISPR-associated protein Cas4 — MTVASRQGGEAEQAQVPLSALEHYTYCPRQCGLILLEDSFADDAATVRGTLLHQRVDTPGNRGRGTVRTLHALPVWHDGHGLTGICDTVELHADGTVLPVEHKSGRYHPGGPADVQVAAQAMCLEYMFKQPVTTAAIYSGTDRRRHIVTVNEALRTRVLDATNAVRNLLSHNHTLPPPVADSRCRRCSMATDCMPKLLAGTHRYQQALHDLYLLDDTQDIDE; from the coding sequence ATGACCGTCGCATCCCGTCAGGGCGGAGAGGCAGAGCAGGCCCAAGTCCCCCTCTCCGCCCTGGAGCACTACACCTACTGTCCGCGCCAGTGCGGTCTGATCCTCCTCGAGGACTCTTTCGCCGACGATGCGGCCACCGTGCGCGGCACCCTCCTCCACCAGCGCGTCGACACCCCCGGCAACCGCGGCCGCGGCACCGTGCGTACTCTCCATGCCCTGCCCGTCTGGCACGACGGCCATGGACTGACCGGAATCTGCGACACCGTCGAACTGCATGCGGACGGCACCGTCCTCCCCGTCGAGCACAAATCGGGCCGCTACCACCCCGGCGGCCCCGCTGACGTCCAGGTCGCCGCCCAAGCCATGTGCCTCGAGTACATGTTCAAGCAACCGGTCACCACAGCGGCCATCTACTCCGGCACCGACCGGCGACGCCACATCGTCACCGTCAACGAAGCCCTCCGCACCCGCGTCCTCGATGCGACGAACGCCGTCCGCAACCTCCTGAGCCACAACCACACACTCCCGCCCCCCGTCGCCGACAGCCGCTGCCGCCGCTGCTCCATGGCCACCGACTGCATGCCCAAACTCCTCGCAGGCACCCACCGCTACCAGCAGGCCCTGCACGACCTGTACCTCCTCGACGACACCCAGGACATCGACGAGTGA
- the cas7c gene encoding type I-C CRISPR-associated protein Cas7/Csd2, which yields MTNPHLDPNRKMDFVFLLEARDSNPNGDPDAGGMPRTDPVSGQGLITDVALKRKIRNTVALLNEEENKPGYDIYVEAGVALNSQHERAYAADAVGSEASQLDAQQWMCRTFFDVRMFGAVMTTGQKNRQAGRVRGPIQLTFSRSVDPITPFEFGITRVTPTKSEDLEKKTTEMGSKHIVPYGLYRGEGHFSAPLAGRTGVTCDDLAMFWRAFTLMFDHDRAAARGELNLRGLYVFTHDDKFGRAPARQLLDRVTVKGPGDATARAFSDYQVDVHEADLPEGVSLTTLIG from the coding sequence ATGACCAACCCGCACCTCGACCCGAACCGCAAGATGGACTTCGTCTTCCTTCTCGAAGCCCGCGACAGCAACCCCAACGGTGACCCGGACGCCGGCGGAATGCCCCGCACCGACCCCGTCTCCGGACAGGGCCTGATCACCGACGTCGCCCTCAAGAGGAAGATCCGCAACACCGTAGCCCTCCTCAACGAGGAGGAGAACAAGCCCGGCTACGACATCTACGTCGAGGCCGGCGTCGCCCTCAACAGCCAGCACGAACGCGCCTACGCGGCCGACGCCGTCGGCTCCGAGGCCAGCCAGCTCGACGCGCAGCAGTGGATGTGCCGGACCTTCTTCGACGTACGCATGTTCGGCGCCGTCATGACGACCGGGCAGAAGAACCGCCAGGCCGGCCGCGTCCGCGGCCCGATCCAGCTCACCTTCTCCCGCTCGGTGGACCCGATCACCCCCTTCGAGTTCGGCATCACCCGCGTCACCCCCACCAAGAGCGAGGACCTCGAGAAGAAGACCACCGAGATGGGCTCCAAGCACATCGTCCCCTACGGCCTCTACCGCGGCGAAGGCCACTTCAGCGCCCCCCTTGCCGGCCGCACCGGCGTCACCTGCGACGACCTCGCCATGTTCTGGCGCGCCTTCACTCTCATGTTCGACCATGACCGTGCCGCGGCCCGCGGCGAGTTGAACCTTCGAGGCCTGTATGTCTTCACCCACGACGACAAGTTCGGCAGGGCACCCGCCCGCCAGCTCCTCGACCGCGTCACCGTCAAGGGGCCCGGCGACGCCACCGCCCGCGCCTTCAGCGACTACCAGGTGGACGTCCACGAGGCCGACCTGCCCGAGGGCGTTTCTCTCACCACTCTGATCGGATGA